GCAGCCCCGAGGTGCAGCGCCTGCGCGCCGATGCATTGCGTGAAACCCGGCAGACTGCAGCCGCGGATGCAAGCTACCGCAAGCTGCTGGGATCCGCGGAGGCGGCTGCGGCCTGGCACGGCCTGGGTTTGCTGGCGGCCCAAAGCGGGGATTATCCGGCTGCCGTCACCGCAATGCGGGAAGCAGCGAAGCGCGAGCCGACCAACCCTGTGATGCTGGGCGATCTTGGCTACGCCTTGCTGCGCAGCGGCGATATCGACGGCGCTCGGGTGCCCTTGGCGCAGGCGGCGGAACTGGCGCCGGACAATCGCAAGATGATAGGCAACCTGGCGCTGTTCCTGCTGGTCTCGGGAGATCCAGAGAAAGCGCGTGCTGTCATGGACAAGGGCGCCTTGTCGGCAGACATTCGGGCCAAGGTGTATAGCCTGGCTGCGGAAATCGGCCAGCGGCAGCCAGCGGTAGTTGCGCTACAAGCCGGCGAGGCAGCTAAGCCGGGAATGAATAGCGCAGTCGGCCCCACCGGCAAAAACAAAAGTCAGGTGTCGCTGCCGGCGACGCCATTCCAGTCGATGCTTGACCGGTTCGGCAATGGCGGCTAGGCGCAAGACAGTTTTTCCCTGCAGTTTAATCATCGTTGACGAGGCAGATCATGGAAGTGCGAGCAATTTTCCGGCAGCATACCTTGCTTATTGGCGCATTGCTGCTGATGGCAAGTAGCATTTCCGAGGCGTCTGCGCAGAGCATGACACCGCTTACCGGCAAGTTGCTGCAAGAGCCTGTGGCTGTGACGCCGAACCCATCCGCGTCGTCGGCGACGCCTGCTGGCGCCGGCACATCGGCAGCCGCTCAAGTGGCGGCAGCGAATACCCAGGCTGCGGCGCAGCCACCGGCCCATCAAGCGCCCGTGGAGCGCGAGTCAAGGATACGTGTCGGCGATGTCACGCGCACTTTATTGCAGGCGCAAGCCGACGGCCGTGTCGCCGGTCCTCGTTTGCCCATACTGGGTGCAACCGCCGACGCCAGCTGGCAGCGCTATCTGGATAGTTTCAAGCATCCGTTGCCAGACCATTTTGAAAATACGGTATCGAAGAGTTCGTCAAATTAATACGGACAGCTACACCTAACTGGCGCGGATCCATCATGCATTCACCGTTGAGCGACACTGCAGCGCTACCGATTTCCCCGCGTCCGCGGTGGGACAGGATGTGCTTGCAGCACGGTTCGGTGGCCATCATGGCAGCTATTTTTTTGTCGATTGCAATAATCCTGCTGTCGTCGATTGACATCGGTTACGTGTTTTATATGAAACGGAATTTGCAAAAGACCGCGGATCTGGCGGCGCTGGCCGGTGCTCAGCAACTGAGCAGTACGCCACCCACGAACCCGACTGGCAGTCCTCTTCCGACTTCTTGCCTGGCGACCGATAAAGCAGTGCTGGCGGCGATTGGCAATGCGCAGTCGAACGGCTTTTCGACTGCTGCGCCGAATTCAATGTTGAATGCGATTACGGTAACCTGCGGCTTATGGGATCCGGTTGCCAATGCAACGATGGCGCCAAGTTATTTTGCCGCGCCCGCCACGGGAACCAGCCTGAACGCAGTGCAGGTCAATGTTTCACAGACTGTGTCGACATTTTATGGCTTGGGATCGCAACTGATATTTGCGCATGCAATTGCGACGGAGAGTAGCCCGACAGCGGCATTTTCTCTTGGGACAGGATTACTTTCCCTATGTAGTGCTAGTGGTTCGTTATCGGCACTTTTGGTCAATGGCCTACTAGGAAGTAATGTTTGTTTGTCGCTCGTTACGTATAACGGCTTGGCTGGGGCACAGGTCTCATTGCTGCAAGTGCTTGCTAATTTAAATATTAGTGTAGGCACCGTCACTCAAGTCGCCAATACTCAAATATCCTTGGCGCAACTAGTCAATGCAAGCGTTAACGCATTATCTCCGGCGCAGGTGGCAAGCATAAATGTCGCTGACCTGGCGAAGCTGACAAGCGGAGCATTGGGGGGGACTATTTTAAAAATCGGCGATATTTTGAATCTGAATGCAGCGAATGGCGTTGCTGCGCTGAATACGCAAATTAACGTGCTGGATTTGTTGAACGTCGGGACCTTGCAGGTCGCGAACAAGAATAATTTTATTGACACTGCCATAGCAATACCTGGGGTTGGCGGGCTGAGA
The sequence above is a segment of the Collimonas sp. PA-H2 genome. Coding sequences within it:
- a CDS encoding tetratricopeptide repeat protein, whose product is MSVFEMRSDAGENRQRQDGRLGKLFPLALILASILLAGCASNSAKVYAQQNEAAQLRQQAEEKAPTPDNKGMYLGLIRQMQEQGMYFASLAHIDAYEQQNGSSPEVQRLRADALRETRQTAAADASYRKLLGSAEAAAAWHGLGLLAAQSGDYPAAVTAMREAAKREPTNPVMLGDLGYALLRSGDIDGARVPLAQAAELAPDNRKMIGNLALFLLVSGDPEKARAVMDKGALSADIRAKVYSLAAEIGQRQPAVVALQAGEAAKPGMNSAVGPTGKNKSQVSLPATPFQSMLDRFGNGG
- a CDS encoding pilus assembly protein TadG-related protein — protein: MCLQHGSVAIMAAIFLSIAIILLSSIDIGYVFYMKRNLQKTADLAALAGAQQLSSTPPTNPTGSPLPTSCLATDKAVLAAIGNAQSNGFSTAAPNSMLNAITVTCGLWDPVANATMAPSYFAAPATGTSLNAVQVNVSQTVSTFYGLGSQLIFAHAIATESSPTAAFSLGTGLLSLCSASGSLSALLVNGLLGSNVCLSLVTYNGLAGAQVSLLQVLANLNISVGTVTQVANTQISLAQLVNASVNALSPAQVASINVADLAKLTSGALGGTILKIGDILNLNAANGVAALNTQINVLDLLNVGTLQVANKNNFIDTAIAIPGVGGLRLKLIEPPQIAVGVGATATSAQLRLSLNANIPGLLSLPLYIDLAPGKATLNSLQCNAPQSATFSIQPGLAEVCLANGQTDNGTPLFCPDVSNPANQVNVISVLGIPTVSLGINASLTNPATTLTMNGPFPNSVTVGSSLSSILGNIITSKNFVFGGLLSLLNPVLSALGGLLNPILSAVGGVLDSALSLLGIGVGQSTLKVSSVGCGNIKLVY
- a CDS encoding DUF3613 domain-containing protein, whose product is MEVRAIFRQHTLLIGALLLMASSISEASAQSMTPLTGKLLQEPVAVTPNPSASSATPAGAGTSAAAQVAAANTQAAAQPPAHQAPVERESRIRVGDVTRTLLQAQADGRVAGPRLPILGATADASWQRYLDSFKHPLPDHFENTVSKSSSN